Part of the Cohnella candidum genome, CCATGACGGCAGCGGATTTCGAGCGTTGGATCGATGGGGCGTATTTCTACATGCTGTCGGATTTTGTAGTTGCCGTGACTTTGTCGGAAGCGGACATCTCCCAGGAGGTTGCCGACAAATGGATCGCGAGCGGCGAAGAGCTGAAAATGTCAGCGGGCTGGAGTTGTTATTGCTGGCTGCTGGGGAATCGCAAGGACAGCGAGTTTTCGGAAAGTAAAATCGCCAATATGCTGGAAACGGTGAAAAACACGATCCACGATTCTCCCGAACGTGCGAAATACTCGATGAATAATTTCATCTACACCGTAGCGACTTCCTACGTACCGCTTCACGAACGGGCGGTCGAGACGGCAGAGGCTGTCGGCCCGGTAGAAGTCGTCTCGAAAGACCAGAAGAAAAGCAAGTTTATTAACGCCTCCGAAAATATCCAAAAGGCATTGGCGCGTGGGCAACTCGGATTCAAACGGAAGTATGTAAGGTGTTAGCGTCGCACGTCCAGCCTCCCACCTCGGAGGCTTTTTTTGTAGGATTTTGTAGGACGAATCCATTTGACTTATAAAGCGCTTTCAGACTAAGATGTAGCTACAACCTAAGGGCAATGCTTTCCGGTCACCTCTAGTGGCACGGAACAACCCCGCTATCTCCCAACCATGGAGATAGCTTTTTTTATCTCCGGAAAGGGGTGATTTTTACCGTTTTGTGCAAACGTTTGCACAAGATCGGATTGCACCCAAGCGCCAGACGCACACAGTCGACTAGCAATCGGTATGGTTTCAGTCGGAGGGCCTGCTGTTTGTTCACGTTCATCCATGTGGGGAGGGATTTTTTAAAATGAGGAGAAAGACCGGAAAGAGAATCGCGCGTTACGGCTCCGTGATGTTGGCGTTCATGCTCGTCCTGCAGGGGATGGGAATGGGGTGGCTGCCTGCGCCGGCTTCGGCAGACGCTGTGAACGGTACATATGTGAGCGGGGGAAGCATCCATTTCGTGCTGCCCAAAGCGTCGATCGCGATTACGGCGAATGGCGAATTTAACAATTGGGCCGACGCGGGAGCCGTCACATTGACCGACTCGGACGGCGACGGCAGTTATACCGCGGACATTACGGGACTCACGCCGAACAGTTCTTATGCCTATAAATTTTTGGTCAACGGGGTATGGCTCGCCGACCCGAATATCAATGGGACTTCCGACGATAACGGCGTGCTGCATTTAAGCTATACCCCGCATTTCTCGGTGGCGGGCAGCTTCGATGTCAATCCGTTTCAAACGAAAAATGCCATGACGCTCGATGCGGACAGCTATACGTTCGCAACTGGTACGCTTGCCGATGGCGATTATACGTATAAATTCATTTCGTCCGCGGACGGCCTCCCGGATATCTGGTTCAAGGATCCGGTCAACACGGTCGTATCCGGGGATAACAGCAAGATCACCGTAGGTACCCCGGCCACGCCGGCGGTCCAACCGGACACGCTGATCGATCAGCCGGGCGGCAAGAGCCAATGGGTGGTCGCCGGCAGCTGGCAAGGATGGAACAACGCATCAACCGAAACACGCTTGAAGCATCTGGTGGGCGATTTCTATGAATACTCCACCGTGCTGGATGCGGGAGACTACGAATTCAAAATCGTGCGCAGCGGCACGTGGGACGGGTATTCGAACAACGGCAACAATTTCGCGTTCAAACTCACCCAAACGACCAAGGTCAACATTTACGTCAACGAGGGGTTGAACCAAGCCCGGATCAGCCTTCCCGGCGTGGCCGGCATCGCCCAGTACGTGCCGACTCTGGAGCAGGCGAAGTGGCCGAGACTCGTCGGCGACATTCAAACGGTGTTCGGAGAGTCAACTTGGGCACCCGACCAAGCGAAGCAAATGTTCGTCGATTACAATTTCGATGGCTCCGTGTACAAGATTCAGCGTACGCTTCCGGTCGGGACTTACGGTATGAAAGTGGTCTTCGGCGATAGTTGGAGCGCGAACAATTATGGATCCGGCGATAACAACTTCGTGCTGAAGACGATCGATCCGGCGGACGTGATCTTCACGACGAAGCCGGCGGAACGCAGCCTCTCGACGGATTACAAACCGGCGGACGGATCGACGGACGGCGTGATTCACCGAGACAAGGTGAAGTTCGACTCCCGATCCGTGACGTACAAAAAGCCGTTCGGCGCGATCAAAGAGCTGACCGAGGACCTGACGCTTCGCCTCTCGACGGAAGCCGGCGACCTTCAGCTCGCCCGCGTGGAATTGACGAATGCGCAAGGGCTGGCGTCCGCGTTCGACATGCGCAAAGCCACGTCGTTCGACGGCAGCGACTATTGGGAAGTGACGATTCCGAAGACGGTATTTTCCGGCATCGGGGTGTGGGGCTACAAATTCATCCTGATCGACGGTACGGCCAAGGCCGAATACGGCGATGACGGGACGCGCGGCGGAACGGGCACGACAGCGGATGACGGCGTTTTGCCGTATGATCTCACCGTTTACAAAGCCGACTTCCACACGCCGGATTGGATGAAAAACGCGGTCGTCTATCAGATCTTCGTCGACCGTTTCTTCGATGGCGACACCGCCAATAACCGCGCGAAAACCCTGGACGGCTATCGCGGCGGGGACGCGCTTCCCGGCGAGACGTTGACGTCCAAAGGCGGACACAAGCTTCAATACTTCGACGGCGGAGTGGCTAACGACCCGACGCCGGACCAAGTGGACGGCCAATGGTCGGACGCACCGGAAAATCCGGATCGGTTGAAACCGGAGCAGCAACCGTATTTTCCGAATGCGAAGTCGGATGGACTGTGGACCAACGAGTTCTATGGCGGCGACATCCAGGGCGTCGGCAAGAAGCTCGACTATTTGAAAACGCTGGGCGTGAACGTCATTTACTTCAACCCGGTGGCTTGGGCCGCATCCAACCACAAATACGACGCGA contains:
- a CDS encoding DNA alkylation repair protein is translated as MNFESVMQELESLGKERLKKMYMSNGAHEPVFGVATGEMKPMSKIIKKNQPLAEQLYATGNYDAMYFAGIIADPKAMTAADFERWIDGAYFYMLSDFVVAVTLSEADISQEVADKWIASGEELKMSAGWSCYCWLLGNRKDSEFSESKIANMLETVKNTIHDSPERAKYSMNNFIYTVATSYVPLHERAVETAEAVGPVEVVSKDQKKSKFINASENIQKALARGQLGFKRKYVRC